A window of Candidatus Thiodiazotropha endoloripes genomic DNA:
GCGAAATACATCACAACAATGAGATCGTGGCAAAATTAACAATACATAACACAATCGATAATAGATTGAGTATCGGAGCAACAGATCCAATACAGTCAATTCACGATAGTTCAGGAAGGCTATATAGCTTCCAATCACAAAATAACCAGATGATTTCTTTCTACCCCACGGAAGCGGTTCTCAGGCAAGATGGAGATTATTGGGTTTTTACTAATCCAAATGGACAGATTGAAAGGTATAATAGTGAAGGTAATCTAACGTCACTTTCAGATAGCAGTGCCCAAACAACCATTTTTTCTTATGACATTTCAGGAAAGCTCAGCACAGTAACAGACCAGTTTGGTAATAGCCTAAGCTATGAATACCATGAAGATGGTCGACTTATTTCAATCGTGACCCCAGATGGTAATATAAATTACTCATATGATACTAAGGGGCGATTATCAAGTGTAACTTATATTGATCAAACCCAAAGGCTTTATCATTACGACAATAGAACTTTCCCAAATCACCTGACTAGTATAACCGATGAAAACGGAAACCTCTTTGCAGAATGGGAATATGATATTCAAGGCCGAGTCATTACATCTGAGCATGCTGGTGGAGCGGAACGTGTGCAGTTACGATATCAAAATAATGGCTCTACAAGAGTCACTGAAGCGTCTGGCGCTGTACAAACCTATTTCTATGATCTGATTCAAGGTGCATTCAAACTTACTCATATAGATGGTGATCGTTGTCTAACTTGTTCTGATAGCGATACCCAAGCCTACACTTACGATAACAACGGTTTTATTACCAGTAAAACCGACTGGAACGGCAACACCACAACCTATAGCCGAGATTCTCAGGGTAGAGAGCTCAGTCGTACCGAAGCCTCAGGCACCCCCCAGGCCAGAACCATCACCACCACCTGGGATACCACCCTCAACAAGCCGTTGACGGTCACCGAGCCTGAACAACGCACCGAATACACCTATGACACGGAAGGTCGCCTGC
This region includes:
- a CDS encoding DUF6531 domain-containing protein, which codes for MTTLKNQTFSFVICILIVTTSAQSEVVTNVTSPPFYHLLHTDTFDSGEEAYNACRELGFLYVEDPYCRGVSDRKNNIYFMRGGWWQESYFVWHMPNYYYPRFYMTPDFVKSCPVGNPCHPATGNKTQTETDYVSNSGTLKVVRYYSSLDLGDGFTELGYQWRHNYSKRLNGFSSVCYSNYKGVKSVLYDSQEDACQLGWSQILSGYNIYRYKLTGSTSLYRDGVCEIHHNNEIVAKLTIHNTIDNRLSIGATDPIQSIHDSSGRLYSFQSQNNQMISFYPTEAVLRQDGDYWVFTNPNGQIERYNSEGNLTSLSDSSAQTTIFSYDISGKLSTVTDQFGNSLSYEYHEDGRLISIVTPDGNINYSYDTKGRLSSVTYIDQTQRLYHYDNRTFPNHLTSITDENGNLFAEWEYDIQGRVITSEHAGGAERVQLRYQNNGSTRVTEASGAVQTYFYDLIQGAFKLTHIDGDRCLTCSDSDTQAYTYDNNGFITSKTDWNGNTTTYSRDSQGRELSRTEASGTPQARTITTTWDTTLNKPLTVTEPEQRTEYTYDTEGRLLSRQQSSVQ